A single Phragmites australis chromosome 4, lpPhrAust1.1, whole genome shotgun sequence DNA region contains:
- the LOC133914759 gene encoding protein TRACHEARY ELEMENT DIFFERENTIATION-RELATED 7A-like codes for MMGLLIIRHLPPRSQPPAHDLHIAPTCLLPPSPFKPQLNLPPSILHPIRRLLPRLCLQCTTARHPHQHDHLRAPPRSISADKPPSSSPSGSPAPKDHEEPPSVLPDAPSSPELSPRSHRLFAPCPISDGVEPTCGTVTSMRCHGVSPMSVSCLALHRYRSSHLLAAFLHRAHALL; via the coding sequence ATGATGGGCCTGCTCATCATTCGCCACCTCCCGCCTCGCTCGCAACCTCCCGCGCACGACCTCCACATCGCACCCACGTGcctgctccctccctctccaTTTAAGCCACAGCTGAACCTTCCCCCTTCGATTCTGCACCCCATCCGCCGTCTTTTGCCCCGCCTCTGCCTCCAGTGCACCACTGCTCGCCATCCTCATCAGCACGACCATCTCCGAGCGCCACCGCGCTCCATCTCTGCCGACAAGCcaccttcgtcctccccgagTGGCTCTCCGGCACCAAAGGACCATGAGGAGCCGCCCTCCGTGCTTCCTGATGCACCTTCGTCGCCAGAACTGTCTCCCCGTTCGCACCGCCTCTTCGCGCCCTGCCCCATCTCCGACGGAGTTGAGCCCACCTGCGGCACCGTCACATCGATGCGGTGCCATGGAGTCAGCCCCATGTCGGTCTCATGCCTCGCTCTCCACCGCTATCGATCAAGTcacctcctcgccgccttcctccatCGAGCGCACGCCTTGCTGTGA